A window of bacterium genomic DNA:
GCAGGGGGCGATGGCTCCCAGCGAATAGAAGGGACCGATGTCGGACCTCGTCTGGTCCGGGTCCTGGTAATCCGGATCACCGGCGTCGATCAGCGGCGACTCCGCCAGCGGCACGAGGAACTCGTCAAGCAAAGGGTCGGCCAGCACATGGGTGGAGTCCGGGTCGTGCTGGGTGTACTCGGTCTCATTGCTGGAATAGGTGGTGATGAAGTTCTGCCACTCGTTCGCCGGCCCACCATAGAAGCAGTTGTAGCGGACCTGCTCGAAGACCGGCGCGACCGGGTTGAAGAGCATCACGCCGTAGGCCCAGGTGTTGACCGAGTGGGGGAGGAAAATGTTGTTGATCACATCCATCCGCGCCCCGGCGGAATAGAGGGCGAAGGTGGAGATCTCGTCGAAGAGGCAGTTCTGGAACCAGTAGCGACCTGGTCCGTAGCAGACCGGCCCCAGGTTCGAATTGGTGAAGAGGCAGCGCTCGACCCGGGCCGAGATGCCGTCCGTTCCCGCCGGGGGCTTGTTCATGTTGAGGACGGAGTTGGCGGCGTTGACATGGGCATAGCGCAGGATGGAGCGGGTGCTGTCGCTGCCCGCCACCTGGCGCAGCTGGATGCCCAGCCAGCGGGAGAGGGCGCCCTCGGCCAGATCGAAGCGAACCAGGCTGTCGCGCTTGCCTTCCACGATCAGCGTGCCGCTGACGATCAGGCCGGATCCGTTGGCGAACCGCAGGGTGGCGCCGGGCCGCGCGCGCAGCGTGTCGCCCGCCATCACATTGACGGTGGTCTCGCAGAGGTAGGGGCTGCCTTCGGCCGTCAGCCAGAAGGTGCGGCCTTCCTCCGGACGCAGGGTGTCCGGCAGCATGGTCTGGCCCTGGGCGGCCGCGCCCGCCGCCAGGATGAGCAACAGGCGGGTGAGTTGGCGCCAGGCGCCTGTGGATAGCATCATGGACTGTGGCACCCCTTCCATCGATCCCGCCCGCTAAGGACGTGGCAGTCTGTCGACGGGCCCGCGAGAAATAGGAAATGGCGGGGGGTCCTCCAAGCCGGCCTCAGCCGCCGGGAGCAGCCCCCCACCATTGTTTTCGGAATCCCACGGGGCCAACTTCACGAGGAGCCCAGGCGGAATTGGCCGCTGCGCGGTCTCTTTCACCCCCATCGCCCCGGATCTTCCGCAGCCATCTTGCCCCATAAGACCAGTATGCGTTGCAAGATCTCCGCGAGCCGGTTTCTATCTGGGCGCGAATCCCATCGAAGACCAAGGCCCGACAATATCCTGGGGCGACCCTCCGTCCGTGGGCCAACTTCGGGTTCAGTCCTTCAACTGGGCCAGACTCCGCTCGATGGCCGCGCGCACGCGGTCCACCTCCTCGCGAGCCAATCGGCGCCGCAAGGCCGGCCGGGCGGCGGCATCCCCCAGATCCCCCAGCAAGCGGGCCGCGCGCAGACGGACCACCTCCCGTTCTTCATCCAGCAGGCGGCTCACCGGCTTGACGGCCTTCGAGGCGAAGTTGCGCAGGGCGATCTCGCAGGATTCGCGCACACTCCACACTTCGTCCAGCAGACCGGAGGAAAGGACGGGCACGGCCCGATCCATGACCAGGCGTCCCAGGACACGGGCCGCCTCCACGCGCACGCCCGGCGCGCTGTCCTTCATGGCTGCCAGGGCGGTGCGGAAGCGCAGATCCTTGTCGACGCCCAGGGAACCAAGCACTTGCAGGGCCGTGCGCCGCACGAAAAAGCGCGCATCGGTGTCCGCCACCCGCGCCAGGGCCTTGCCCACGGCGGGCACGGCGAAGCGGGCAAGGGAATGCACCGCCCGGTTCCGCACGTAGTAGGACGGGTGCTCAAGGCTGGGCAGCAAGGCCTCCGCCTCCGCCTCGGTCGCCACCTGCCCCAGCACGGCCAACAGGCAGTAGCGCTCCCAGCTGGCGCAGCCCAGCCGGTAGAGGGCCTGGTTGACGCCCCGGCGCAGGGGGAAACCTTCCTCGTCCGCCGCCTGGTCGCGGATGGCCTTGAGGTGGGGAACCGCGGCATGGTTGCCCGTCTCCCCGATGACCCGGATCAGACGCAAGCGGCCCTCCAGGCTGGCTTCCTCGCGGAGCTGCCGCAGCAGGCCCTCCACTTCCGGGCTGCCCACCCGTAGCAGCGGAAGCAGGTCGTGCACCAGACTGGGACCGTAGGCGACCAGGGCCTGGATGGTGGCCTGCCGCACATGGAAATAACTGGAGCGCAGACCCTCGCGCAGGAGGGGCAGCGCTTCGGGGGCGCCCAAGCGTCCCAGCAGGATGATGCAACGGACGCGCAGGCGCGCGCAGGTCTCGTGCTGCAGCAGCTCGATGATGGGGGCGACCGCTTCGGAACCCAGCTCGGCCAGGGCGGCGCCTGCCGCGTCGCAAACATCCTCCTGGCGCACGGCCATCATGCGCACCAAGGTGCGGGCCGCGTCCGGACCGCCCAAGCGGCCCAGGGCCTCGGCCACGGCGTGTCGCACCCGGCGGTCGGGATGGCCGGCCAGGCGCACCAGCTCGGGCAGGCTGTGCTTGTCGTACAGCAGGCCCAGCACCCGCACGACTCCGGCCAGCATGGAGGGCGAAGGCTCATGCAGGGACTCCCGCAAGGCGGGCAGGGCGCGGCTGCCGTGGCGGCACAGGTTGCGAATGACGAGGGGCCGCAGCGTCTCGCTCTCCAGGAAGAGCAGGTGGATGAGGGTATCCACGGCAGCGCCGGCGTGGGGGCCGGTCGTGCAGTCGCCCAGCCGGCCCACCGCCTCGGCCAGCACCTTGCGCGCCTCGTTGCGCACCAGCCAGTCCTTGTCCTGCAGGTGACGGGTGAGGGGGATGATGTCGCGCGGATCCCCCAGCCGGCCCAGGGCCTGGACGGCGCTCCAGCGCAGGTTGGGATCCGGGCTGTCGAGGATGCGCGGCTTGAGCAGTCCGTCCCTGGCCTCGGCCAGGCCCAGACGACCCGCCACCAGCACGGCGGCGTGGCGCACGTCGTCGCTGAGGTCGCCCAGGGCCCTCTCCACGTGCGGCCAGGCCAGGGGCGGCGCCACGTCGGTAAGGGCCAACACGGCCCGCCGCCTTTCCCGCCATTCCACGGCCTCCAGCGAACGGCCCAGCGCCGCCGGGATGCTCTTGTTCCGGGGCGCGCTCATCACAGCCTCTCGATGAAGCCTTCCACGACCCCGTCGGGGTGGATGGCGGTGATCTCGTAATCGCAGTCGATGCCGGCCAGCAGCTTGACGGCGGCCCGGAAAGCGCCCAGCCGGGCGTTGGTCATCTCCCGCACCGACTGGCCGGGAATGCGCAGGGCGCGATAGGTCTCCGAGTAGATGTCGCGGTAGATGGTGATCTCGATCTTGTTGGGGCTGACCTCCTTCAAGCGGAAATCGGAGGCGTCGCGGAAGAGCCCGGCCTTGAGCCCGATCTCCACGTAGCCGCGCAGGGCCTCGATCATGCTGCCGCCGCGCGGGAAGAGGAAGTCGTACTCGTGCTCGAGCAGGCCGATCCAAGTGGCCGTGGCGTGCTCATAGGCGCGGTCCAGGAAGATCTTGGGCCAATTGCCGTGGAAGTCGCGGGCCGTCTCCTCCAGGGCGCCCAGCCAGACGCGGGCCAGGATCCAGCCGGTCTCGGGCAGCCCGGGGGCGCCGGGGCAGGCCGTGGCCTGCGCGTTGTGCTGCGATCGGTTCATGCGGCGCGCTCCTCTCCTTCCATCAGGCCCATCCTTGTCAACAACAGCCGCACGGCGTCGGGGCTTAGCTCCCGCTTGAGGCGGTGATTGATCCGCGCCGCCAGGGTGGCCAGGTCGCCGCCGCGGGATTCCGCCCACAGCAGCACCAGTTCCCGGCGCTCCTCAAGCCCCAAGCCGGCCACCTCCCGCGCGATCTGGGCCTCGTCGCGGACCCTGGCTTGGCTCAGGGACTTGACCACGTCCATGGTCTCCCGCGCGATGGCCAGCTCCTCATTGGTGGGGATGACCATCACCTTGACCTTGCCGCCCGAGATGAGGGCCTGCTTCGCCTGGTTGGCCTCCGGGTCGAGGCGGATGCCCAGGAGCTCCAGGTGCTCCAGGATGCGGGCCCGGATCTGCACCGCGTTCTCGCCGATGCCCCCGGTGAAGACCACCCCGTCCAGTCCGCCCAGCTCCGCCGCGTAGGCGCCGATGTACTTGCGGACGCGCAGGCAGAAGATGTCCAGGGCCAGGCGCGCCCGCTCGTTGCCGCGGCCCGCCTCCTCCTCCAGCTCGCGCATGTCGTTGGAGACACCCGACAGCCCCAGCAGTCCGCTCCGCTTGTTCATGAGGGCGTCCACCGACTGGGTGTCCAGCTTTTCGCGCTCCTGGAGGAAGCCGACGATGGCCGGATCCATGTCCCCGCAG
This region includes:
- a CDS encoding HEAT repeat domain-containing protein, whose protein sequence is MSAPRNKSIPAALGRSLEAVEWRERRRAVLALTDVAPPLAWPHVERALGDLSDDVRHAAVLVAGRLGLAEARDGLLKPRILDSPDPNLRWSAVQALGRLGDPRDIIPLTRHLQDKDWLVRNEARKVLAEAVGRLGDCTTGPHAGAAVDTLIHLLFLESETLRPLVIRNLCRHGSRALPALRESLHEPSPSMLAGVVRVLGLLYDKHSLPELVRLAGHPDRRVRHAVAEALGRLGGPDAARTLVRMMAVRQEDVCDAAGAALAELGSEAVAPIIELLQHETCARLRVRCIILLGRLGAPEALPLLREGLRSSYFHVRQATIQALVAYGPSLVHDLLPLLRVGSPEVEGLLRQLREEASLEGRLRLIRVIGETGNHAAVPHLKAIRDQAADEEGFPLRRGVNQALYRLGCASWERYCLLAVLGQVATEAEAEALLPSLEHPSYYVRNRAVHSLARFAVPAVGKALARVADTDARFFVRRTALQVLGSLGVDKDLRFRTALAAMKDSAPGVRVEAARVLGRLVMDRAVPVLSSGLLDEVWSVRESCEIALRNFASKAVKPVSRLLDEEREVVRLRAARLLGDLGDAAARPALRRRLAREEVDRVRAAIERSLAQLKD